From the genome of Vicia villosa cultivar HV-30 ecotype Madison, WI linkage group LG2, Vvil1.0, whole genome shotgun sequence, one region includes:
- the LOC131645971 gene encoding uncharacterized protein LOC131645971 yields the protein MESTETQPIHKNKSKRHLFKCFKSDNVVDQSPRRKEKTSDPLLSYIALAEKQGRVLPTILSSILTAAKCGSGDGSPSRRRKMGKQKSLRIRQALIAALNHSSLGKKIINRTKANKNKNNWGKSRLTKIGEGDKITNTNHKQVQEGTNSCTNPSSDSLPAITSSTLSSSTNSTSSQGSHVSGSSSDLNRNPSMNGIVVRQEDGESRERSFGLNISLCWHFIISLLFFILLGKLYTLLSEKMK from the exons ATGGAATCCACAGAAACACAGCCAATTCATAAGAACAAAAGCAAACGTCATTTGTTCAAGTGTTTCAAATCGGACAATGTTGTCGACCAATCACCGCGTAGAAAAGAGAAAACTAGTGACCCGCTTCTTAGTTACATTGCCTTGGCCGAGAAGCAAGGTAGGGTCTTGCCTACCATTTTGTCCTCCATTTTGACCGCAGCTAAATGTGGCTCCGGAGATGGATCTCCAAGTAGAAGGAGAAAGATGGGTAAGCAAAAATCTCTTCGGATTCGCCAGGCTTTAATTGCGGCCTTGAATCATTCATCATTG GGCAAGAAAATTATTAATAGAACTAAAgcaaacaagaacaagaacaattgGGGAAAATCAAGGTTAACCAAGATAGGAGAAGGTGATAAAATTACTAACACGAATCATAAACAAGTACAAGAAGGAACCAATTCATGCACTAATCCATCTTCTGATTCTTTACCCGCAATTACCTCTTCCACACTATCATCATCTACGAATTCAACTTCGTCACAAGGTAGTCATGTTTCGGGTTCATCTTCTGATTTGAATCGAAACCCTTCGATGAATGGAATTGTGGTGAGGCAAGAAGATGGAGAGAGTAGAGAAAGGAGTTTTGGTTTAAACATAAGTTTGTGTTGGCATTTTATTATTAgccttttgttttttattttgttgggTAAGTTGTATACCTTATTGTCGGAGAAAATGAAGTAA
- the LOC131645970 gene encoding uncharacterized protein LOC131645970 isoform X1: MLSLPLQLIAPKYTSSSWQVSVEMKNMLCRLLASGNVRRLVHSFHRKQNKGNFEGFHPTGQPYSTYKFFSYIGLVQKGQTPFTFLTSSNARRLYTLPANSVKYQHSQVLWNMMRFHKGPALPPVGQFTRAVSLAIVKSNFFVHGMIAVVISAWTQGKLAEAEAFPKRDLLYLHANDGRVYLTSALLEAFEMFVLFLRAVYLLILFTPCIAMAPLVHYLGIEFRKTWIRVVRLTLAKAGPAFIKWGQWAATRPDLFPRDLCYELAEFQTNAPSHSFSYSRKCIENAFGRKLNEIFEKFEEEPVASGSIAQVHRATLKYKYPGQQIKKPVVVAVKVRHPGVSEAIRRDFFIINLVSKISCIVPNLKWLRLDESIQQFAVFMMSQVDLSREAAHLNRFIYNFRRWKDVSFPIPLYPLVHPSVLVETYEQGESILHFVEELQGHEHIKSSLAHIGTHALLKMLLVDNFIHADMHPGNILVRMAKRKSPPAVQLFKSKPHVVFLDVGMTTELSKKERESLLEFFKAIALQDGRGVAECTLRLSKQQNCPDPKSFIEEVDKSFKLWTSLEGEAVHSGDRMQQLLEHVRQCKVNIDGNICAVIVTTLVLEGWQRRLDPDYDMLHALRTLLFKPDWAEESLAYAIEGPVAP, from the exons ATGTTGAGTTTACCATTACAACTCATCGCCCCAAAATACACGTCATCATCATGGCAAG tGTCAGTGGAAATGAAGAATATGTTATGCAGGCTTCTCGCAAGTGGAAATGTTAGAAGGCTTGTGCATTCTTTTCACCGGAAGCAGAAcaaaggcaacttcgaagggttCCATCCAACGGGGCAGCCTTACTCAACATACAAATTTTTCTCATACATTGGACTTGTACAGAAAGGACAGACTCCATTTACGTTTTTGACAAGTAGCAATGCGAGGAGATTGTATACGCTCCCTGCAAATAGTGTAAAATACCAGCATAGTCAAGTTCTATGGAACATGATGCGTTTCCATAAAGGGCCGGCTCTACCTCCAGTAGGTCAATTTACTCGTGCCGTAAGTCTAGCTATcgtcaaatcaaatttttttgttcATGGTATGATTGCTGTTGTAATAAGCGCGTGGACGCAAGGTAAATTAGCCGAAGCAGAAGCATTCCCGAAAAGGGATTTGTTGTACTTACATGCAAATGATGGACGCGTATATTTAACCTCGGCTCTCTTGGAAGCTTTTGAGATGTTTGTCTTGTTTCTAAGGGCTGTGTATTTACTGATTTTGTTCACACCTTGCATAGCTATGGCTCCTTTAGTTCACTATTTAGGTATTGAGTTTAGAAAAACATGGATTCGTGTCGTACGTCTTACACTTGCAAAGGCTGGCCCGGCATTCATTAAATGGGGTCAATGGGCTGCCACCCGACCCGATCTATTTCCGAGGGATCTCTGTTATGAGCTTGCAGAATTTCAAACCAATGCACCATCGCATAGTTTTAGTTATAGCAGAAAATGTATTGAAAATGCGTTTGGTCGCAAGTTAAAtgaaatatttgaaaagtttgaggAGGAACCGGTAGCTTCGGGTAGCATCGCTCAAGTTCATCGAGCTACACTAAAGTACAAATACCCTGGTCAGCAAATCAAGAAGCCTGTTGTTGTAGCAGTGAAGGTCCGACATCCGGGGGTTAGTGAAGCAATTAGAAGGGATTTCTTCATTATCAATCTCGTTTCCAAGATTTCGTGTATTGTTCCTAATTTGAAGTGGTTGAGATTAGATGAAAGCATACAGCAATTTGCGGTTTTTATGATGTCTCAAGTTGATCTTTCAAGGGAAGCGGCACATCTTAATCGTTTTATCTACAATTTCCGGAGATGGAAAGATGTTTCGTTCCCGATACCTCTTTACCCCCTAGTGCATCCTTCTGTTTTGGTAGAAACCTATGAACAAGGCGAAagtattttgcattttgttgaagAGCTCCAAGGACACGAGCATATCAAAAGTTCTCTCGCGCATATCGGAACTCACGCTCTTTTAAAGATGCTTCTG GTGGATAATTTTATTCATGCAGACATGCATCCTGGAAATATTCTTGTTCGTATGGCGAAAAGGAAATCGCCGCCTGCTGTACAGCTCTTTAAGTCAAAGCCTCATGTCGTTTTCCTTGACGTAGGCATGACTACCGAACTTTCTAAGAAGGAACGAGAATCTTTACTCGAATTCTTTAAGGCTATTGCACTTCAAGATGGCCGCGGTGTCGCAGAGTGCACACTTAGATTATCGAAACAACAGAATTGCCCTGACCCAAAATCTTTCATCGAG GAAGTTGATAAGTCATTTAAGTTATGGACGTCCTTAGAAGGCGAAGCTGTCCACTCAGGCGACCGTATGCAACAATTGCTTGAGCATGTTAGGCAATGTAAAGTCAATATAGACGGGAATATTTGCGCCGTGATAGTGACTACATTAGTTCTGGAG GGTTGGCAACGGAGACTTGATCCCGATTATGATATGCTGCACGCATTGCGGACGCTGCTATTTAAACCTGACTGGGCAGAGGAGTCTCTAGCTTATGCTATTGAAGGACCGGTGGCTCCATAG
- the LOC131645970 gene encoding uncharacterized protein LOC131645970 isoform X2, with amino-acid sequence MARLLASGNVRRLVHSFHRKQNKGNFEGFHPTGQPYSTYKFFSYIGLVQKGQTPFTFLTSSNARRLYTLPANSVKYQHSQVLWNMMRFHKGPALPPVGQFTRAVSLAIVKSNFFVHGMIAVVISAWTQGKLAEAEAFPKRDLLYLHANDGRVYLTSALLEAFEMFVLFLRAVYLLILFTPCIAMAPLVHYLGIEFRKTWIRVVRLTLAKAGPAFIKWGQWAATRPDLFPRDLCYELAEFQTNAPSHSFSYSRKCIENAFGRKLNEIFEKFEEEPVASGSIAQVHRATLKYKYPGQQIKKPVVVAVKVRHPGVSEAIRRDFFIINLVSKISCIVPNLKWLRLDESIQQFAVFMMSQVDLSREAAHLNRFIYNFRRWKDVSFPIPLYPLVHPSVLVETYEQGESILHFVEELQGHEHIKSSLAHIGTHALLKMLLVDNFIHADMHPGNILVRMAKRKSPPAVQLFKSKPHVVFLDVGMTTELSKKERESLLEFFKAIALQDGRGVAECTLRLSKQQNCPDPKSFIEEVDKSFKLWTSLEGEAVHSGDRMQQLLEHVRQCKVNIDGNICAVIVTTLVLEGWQRRLDPDYDMLHALRTLLFKPDWAEESLAYAIEGPVAP; translated from the exons ATGGCAAG GCTTCTCGCAAGTGGAAATGTTAGAAGGCTTGTGCATTCTTTTCACCGGAAGCAGAAcaaaggcaacttcgaagggttCCATCCAACGGGGCAGCCTTACTCAACATACAAATTTTTCTCATACATTGGACTTGTACAGAAAGGACAGACTCCATTTACGTTTTTGACAAGTAGCAATGCGAGGAGATTGTATACGCTCCCTGCAAATAGTGTAAAATACCAGCATAGTCAAGTTCTATGGAACATGATGCGTTTCCATAAAGGGCCGGCTCTACCTCCAGTAGGTCAATTTACTCGTGCCGTAAGTCTAGCTATcgtcaaatcaaatttttttgttcATGGTATGATTGCTGTTGTAATAAGCGCGTGGACGCAAGGTAAATTAGCCGAAGCAGAAGCATTCCCGAAAAGGGATTTGTTGTACTTACATGCAAATGATGGACGCGTATATTTAACCTCGGCTCTCTTGGAAGCTTTTGAGATGTTTGTCTTGTTTCTAAGGGCTGTGTATTTACTGATTTTGTTCACACCTTGCATAGCTATGGCTCCTTTAGTTCACTATTTAGGTATTGAGTTTAGAAAAACATGGATTCGTGTCGTACGTCTTACACTTGCAAAGGCTGGCCCGGCATTCATTAAATGGGGTCAATGGGCTGCCACCCGACCCGATCTATTTCCGAGGGATCTCTGTTATGAGCTTGCAGAATTTCAAACCAATGCACCATCGCATAGTTTTAGTTATAGCAGAAAATGTATTGAAAATGCGTTTGGTCGCAAGTTAAAtgaaatatttgaaaagtttgaggAGGAACCGGTAGCTTCGGGTAGCATCGCTCAAGTTCATCGAGCTACACTAAAGTACAAATACCCTGGTCAGCAAATCAAGAAGCCTGTTGTTGTAGCAGTGAAGGTCCGACATCCGGGGGTTAGTGAAGCAATTAGAAGGGATTTCTTCATTATCAATCTCGTTTCCAAGATTTCGTGTATTGTTCCTAATTTGAAGTGGTTGAGATTAGATGAAAGCATACAGCAATTTGCGGTTTTTATGATGTCTCAAGTTGATCTTTCAAGGGAAGCGGCACATCTTAATCGTTTTATCTACAATTTCCGGAGATGGAAAGATGTTTCGTTCCCGATACCTCTTTACCCCCTAGTGCATCCTTCTGTTTTGGTAGAAACCTATGAACAAGGCGAAagtattttgcattttgttgaagAGCTCCAAGGACACGAGCATATCAAAAGTTCTCTCGCGCATATCGGAACTCACGCTCTTTTAAAGATGCTTCTG GTGGATAATTTTATTCATGCAGACATGCATCCTGGAAATATTCTTGTTCGTATGGCGAAAAGGAAATCGCCGCCTGCTGTACAGCTCTTTAAGTCAAAGCCTCATGTCGTTTTCCTTGACGTAGGCATGACTACCGAACTTTCTAAGAAGGAACGAGAATCTTTACTCGAATTCTTTAAGGCTATTGCACTTCAAGATGGCCGCGGTGTCGCAGAGTGCACACTTAGATTATCGAAACAACAGAATTGCCCTGACCCAAAATCTTTCATCGAG GAAGTTGATAAGTCATTTAAGTTATGGACGTCCTTAGAAGGCGAAGCTGTCCACTCAGGCGACCGTATGCAACAATTGCTTGAGCATGTTAGGCAATGTAAAGTCAATATAGACGGGAATATTTGCGCCGTGATAGTGACTACATTAGTTCTGGAG GGTTGGCAACGGAGACTTGATCCCGATTATGATATGCTGCACGCATTGCGGACGCTGCTATTTAAACCTGACTGGGCAGAGGAGTCTCTAGCTTATGCTATTGAAGGACCGGTGGCTCCATAG